GTACGTGGGAATGAAGATCAGCCACTGCAGCCAGATCAATTCACGCTCGAAGCGGATCAAACCCGGAAAGAGATCCATCACGGCCAGGCGGGCCCCGTTGGTGGCGTGGAACAGCACCGAGAAGTAGACGAACAATTGGAAGGCCCAGGACTGGTAGATCGCATTGACGGCAAAGGCGGTATTGTCGGCGTAGCGCTGGCCGAGGAACCCCATCACGACGTGGATGCCCACGAAAAGCAGGATGCCCAGGCCGGTGATACGGTGCAGGAGCCAATTCGCCATGCCGAGTCTGCCCTTGTAGCGCAATCCCGACCGAACGCTCACCCTTCGATTCAAAGTCATGCCGCCTCCGGATACGCTGCGAATGCTCGTTCCCTGTTTCAACCCGTGTCCTATTATACAAGCATCGGCGGCGGCGCATAAAGGGATGCTCGTCCGGGTTTTGCGGAGAATCTTTCCTCCGCCGCCCGCCGCGATCCGGCCGCACGAGTCCCCCTTTTGTCTCCAATTCAGGCAGTGTACAATGTGGAATGTAACCCTGGGCAACGGTTGACGCCGGGCGACGGCAAGCATCATCCTGGAGGACATCTATGCGTGAAGCGGGTCACGAACACGGCATCAGCCGCCGTAGTTTTGTGACGGGCGTGGTGAGCATATTGGGCGGCATCATCGCCGCCATCGTCGGCCTGCCCGCCATCGGTTACCTCATCTCCCCCGCCCTGAAACGCGAAAGCGCGGACGAGTGGGTCCCCCTGGGACTGGTCGAAGATCTGCCGGAAGGAGAGCCCACGTTGTTCTCCTTCACGCGCACCAAACAGGTCGGCTGGGAACGCACGGCCAACAGCTACGGCGTCTACGTCATGCGCATGGCGAACGGCGAGCTGGACGTGTTTTCCAACGTGTGCACGCATCTGAGCTGCCGTGTGTCCTGGAAGGACGACGTCCAGGAATACGTCTGCCCCTGCCACGACGGCCGTTTCGCCAAAGACGGAGCCGTCGTATCCGGGCCGCCGCCGCGCCCGCTCGATCGCTACGAATACCGCATGGAAGAAGACGGCCGGCTGTCGATCCATCTGCAGGAGGGATGACGTGATCGCACGAGTTCTCAACTGGCTGGACGCCCGGCTGGGCCTGCGCACGATCTACGGTACGGTCCTGGATCGCAAGGTTCCCAAGGTCAACTGGTCCTTCACGCTGGGCAGCGCCACCTTGTTCCTCGTGGTCATGCAGGCCGTCACCGGCATCTTCCTCACCGCCTACTACGTGCCCCATCCCGACCAGGCCTACGACAGCATCAACTACATCATGAACGAGGTCGCCTTCGGCTGGCTGATCCGCGGCATCCACCACTGGGGCGCCACGTTGATGATCATCACCATCGTGCTGCACATGCTGCGCACGTTCTTCTACGCCGCCTACAAATACCCGCGCGAGCTGACCTGGGTCACGGGCGTGCTGCTGCTTCTGGTCACCCTGGGCATGGGTTTCACGGGCTACCTGCTGCCCTGGAACCAGCGCTCGTATTGGGCGACGACGGTGGGCACCTCCATCACGGAAACCGTCCCCTTCGTGGGAAATTTCATCAACCAGGCGCTGCGCGGCGGCGAAGATCTGAGCACCCTGACGCTGGCGCGCTTCTTCAGCGCCCACATCTGGATGCTGCCCGCGGCCTTGATCGGCCTCGTCGGGATTCACCTCTATCTCGTGATCCGCCTGGGAATCAGCCATCTACCGGAGAAAGACGAATAGGAGCGCCTGCGTGAACGAGCAAGAAAAACGAGATTACAAAGCGCGCTACGACGCCGCCAAACAGCACGGCGTGAAGTTCTTCCCCGACATCATCTACAAGGACATGATCGTGTCCTTCGGCCTCTTCCTGCTGCTCGTCGGCCTGGCCACGTTCGTCGGCGTCAAAGCCGAACCCCCGGCCGATCCGAGCGATTCGACCTACGTCCCGCGCCCGGAATGGTATTTCCTGTTCCTCTTCGAACTGCTGAAGTTTTTTCCCGGCAAGATCGAGTGGGTGGGCACGGCCGTCGTGCCGCTCGTCGCCGTTCTGGCGCTGCTGCTGCTGCCCTTCTACGACCGCAGCCGCTTCCGCCACTGGCGCAGCCGCATACTCGAAATTCTCATCATGGGCTTCATCGTCGCCGGCGTCCTGGCGCTGACCGTGGCGGCCGCGATAACGACCCCCGCGCAGGAGGAGTTCAGCGTGGCCGGATCGATCGGCCAGCAGTACGCCGCCGGGGAGGAGCTCTACGGCGTCCAATGTGTCGAATGCCACGGCCCGGAAGGCCAGGGCGGTGAGATCACCACCGTCGAGGGGCTGGAGGGCGTCGTCGTGCCGCCCTTGAATGCACCCGACTTCATCTACACCCGCACCGATAAGACCATTTATCAGATCATCAATTACGGCCAGCAGGACCTGGGTATGCCGCCCTTCGGACTGGCTTACGGCGGCGAACTGCAAAAGGCCCAGATCGACGCCATCGTGACCTTCATCCGCTACGCCTGGGACGATCGCGTCGAGTTGCCCAAGGAAGCCGCCGTCGCCGGCGTGCCGCCGCTTGGGCCGGATGAGATCCCCACCTTCACGGTGCACGTCGAGCCCGTCATCCGCCGCGCCTGTCTCTCCTGCCACCGGCCGGGGAAGAAGAACGGCAACTATTGGATGCGCACCTACGACGAGGTGCTGACCACGGGCGACTACGCGCCCAACTTCGTCGCCGGCGACCTCGACAGCAACGCCATCCTGATGATCAATGGCGTGGAGACCGACGCCGGCGGACAAATGCCGCCCACCGGTGCGCTCAAACCGGAATGGCTGGATATCTTCGAGCGCTGGGTGCTGGCCGGCATGCCCGAGACGCCGGAGGACTTACCCACGGCCGTGCCGGGCAGTGAAACTACACAGCCGGCGGAATCCGCGCCTTAATCTACCGCGCTTTCATCCCATTCGGAATTTTTATTTATGGTGAGGGAACCGTTCCGCTCACGCTCTTCTGCACGCAATCCCCGCCCAATCCGTCTTCTGTGCACAGCCGCACGGTGACCGATACGTTGTCTCCGGTGGGGTTGGCGCTGAATCCGAAGGCGGACAGGTAACTGCCGGCTCCGGGTGGGAGAGTGTCCGGCGGGCTGGCCAGGATGCAGGCTTTGATGTCCGGAAACCAGTTCGCATCCGTCGTCGTCGTTTCGCCAAGGTCCGAATCGGTCAGGCTGACCCGGCTGGATTTGAAAGCCACCGATCCGGTGTTTTCCACCCGCAGGAACACGCCCCAGGTCATGCAGCTCCCGGCCGTGTCGAGGGAGAGGGAAAAATCGACCGGGATGGGAGTCTCGGTGGGTGTCGGCGGCGGGGTGAGGATGGGTATTCCGCTTTGATCGCCGGTCAGCGCGGCATACATGCCCCAGATCCAGCAGTGCGGCGGCGGGGGATCGGGATTCTCGATGTACCAGTAGGATTCGTCGGCCAGCTTCCCCGTGACGCGCGCCTGCTCCCCAACCAGCAAGGCGCCCTCATATTCGTACACGTTTCCCGGTCCGAAGCGGCAGTTGGTGTCCACGCTCACGCTCACCATCGGCGCTCCGAGCGTAGGCGTGAGAGTCACTGTTGGG
This region of Anaerolineales bacterium genomic DNA includes:
- a CDS encoding ubiquinol-cytochrome c reductase iron-sulfur subunit, yielding MREAGHEHGISRRSFVTGVVSILGGIIAAIVGLPAIGYLISPALKRESADEWVPLGLVEDLPEGEPTLFSFTRTKQVGWERTANSYGVYVMRMANGELDVFSNVCTHLSCRVSWKDDVQEYVCPCHDGRFAKDGAVVSGPPPRPLDRYEYRMEEDGRLSIHLQEG
- a CDS encoding c-type cytochrome — encoded protein: MNEQEKRDYKARYDAAKQHGVKFFPDIIYKDMIVSFGLFLLLVGLATFVGVKAEPPADPSDSTYVPRPEWYFLFLFELLKFFPGKIEWVGTAVVPLVAVLALLLLPFYDRSRFRHWRSRILEILIMGFIVAGVLALTVAAAITTPAQEEFSVAGSIGQQYAAGEELYGVQCVECHGPEGQGGEITTVEGLEGVVVPPLNAPDFIYTRTDKTIYQIINYGQQDLGMPPFGLAYGGELQKAQIDAIVTFIRYAWDDRVELPKEAAVAGVPPLGPDEIPTFTVHVEPVIRRACLSCHRPGKKNGNYWMRTYDEVLTTGDYAPNFVAGDLDSNAILMINGVETDAGGQMPPTGALKPEWLDIFERWVLAGMPETPEDLPTAVPGSETTQPAESAP
- a CDS encoding cytochrome b N-terminal domain-containing protein, which gives rise to MIARVLNWLDARLGLRTIYGTVLDRKVPKVNWSFTLGSATLFLVVMQAVTGIFLTAYYVPHPDQAYDSINYIMNEVAFGWLIRGIHHWGATLMIITIVLHMLRTFFYAAYKYPRELTWVTGVLLLLVTLGMGFTGYLLPWNQRSYWATTVGTSITETVPFVGNFINQALRGGEDLSTLTLARFFSAHIWMLPAALIGLVGIHLYLVIRLGISHLPEKDE